In a single window of the Elusimicrobiales bacterium genome:
- a CDS encoding RHS repeat-associated core domain-containing protein — MFQFTYDAAGRRTRMDMGAAVAAEYAYDAANQLTGIIYRRKTDNAVIASVGYTYDNAGNRATMTDDFGSHNFGYDDLHRLTSAVHPSSGALSVQSETFAYDAVGNRTSDAVRSGYAYDAANRLNSDSFYTYDYDNNGNLTAKTRASDNAQTTYVYDSQNRLTQVNLPSGYSEILRYDATGRRIAKTITHNGETIRAQHYIYDGEDIAFVTDAAGALKATYTHGPGTDEPLMLKKGASDYYLLADGLGSIIAIADQTGTVVERAQYQAYGKPVFRNEVTGSTSSWSQTGSLYSYTAREWDAETGLFYYRARYYAPDTGRFIQKDPIGFAGGDTNLYAYVGNRPYKYIDPYGLWSISIGGYAGLGGEISFGRNPNGAGFISGRLGYGIGGGLSYEPHGTSPGYDGLDNSCHSKIGLGLFWWGGAGIGPVSYSYSVNAGVAYDPFANIKSGDHKFQGYYTFPKGGFSFSPNWEFSGGTAGGVEFTTTY; from the coding sequence ATGTTCCAGTTTACCTACGACGCCGCCGGACGGCGCACGCGCATGGATATGGGCGCGGCGGTAGCGGCGGAATATGCTTATGACGCCGCCAATCAGCTTACCGGAATAATCTACCGCCGCAAAACCGATAACGCGGTAATCGCCAGCGTCGGCTACACATACGACAATGCCGGCAACCGCGCAACGATGACCGACGATTTCGGCAGCCACAATTTCGGCTACGATGATTTGCACCGCCTGACAAGCGCGGTCCACCCGTCCAGCGGCGCGCTGAGCGTGCAGTCCGAGACCTTCGCCTACGACGCGGTGGGCAACCGCACAAGCGACGCCGTGCGCTCCGGTTACGCCTATGACGCGGCAAACCGTCTCAACAGCGATTCGTTTTACACCTACGATTACGACAACAACGGCAACCTGACCGCAAAAACGCGCGCATCCGACAACGCGCAGACAACCTATGTTTACGACAGCCAAAATCGCCTTACGCAAGTAAACCTGCCGTCGGGCTACAGCGAGATCCTCCGCTACGACGCGACAGGCCGCCGCATAGCAAAAACGATAACGCACAACGGCGAGACAATCCGGGCGCAGCACTACATCTACGACGGCGAGGACATCGCATTTGTAACCGACGCCGCCGGCGCGTTGAAGGCGACCTACACGCACGGCCCCGGCACGGACGAGCCACTGATGTTAAAAAAAGGCGCAAGCGATTATTACCTCCTTGCCGACGGCCTTGGCAGCATAATCGCCATCGCCGACCAGACGGGAACCGTAGTTGAGCGCGCGCAATATCAGGCCTATGGCAAGCCCGTGTTCAGAAACGAGGTAACCGGCAGCACAAGCAGTTGGTCGCAGACGGGCAGTCTTTACAGCTACACCGCCCGGGAATGGGACGCCGAAACCGGCCTGTTCTATTACCGCGCCAGATACTACGCCCCCGACACCGGCAGATTTATCCAAAAAGATCCCATAGGCTTCGCAGGAGGGGATACAAATTTGTATGCGTATGTGGGGAATAGACCTTATAAATACATAGACCCGTATGGCTTGTGGTCAATTTCGATTGGCGGATACGCCGGACTTGGTGGGGAAATATCTTTTGGACGTAATCCAAATGGTGCTGGGTTTATAAGTGGTAGATTAGGATATGGTATTGGAGGAGGACTTTCGTATGAACCTCATGGTACAAGTCCGGGTTACGATGGGCTAGACAATTCCTGTCATTCAAAAATTGGATTGGGGCTTTTTTGGTGGGGTGGAGCAGGAATTGGTCCAGTGTCCTATAGCTATAGCGTAAATGCCGGCGTTGCATATGATCCGTTTGCAAATATCAAATCTGGGGATCATAAATTTCAAGGGTATTATACATTTCCTAAAGGAGGGTTTTCTTTCTCGCCAAATTGGGAGTTTAGTGGCGGTACCGCTGGAGGAGTGGAATTTACAACGACGTATTAG
- a CDS encoding cytochrome c oxidase assembly factor Coa1 family protein produces MINIGKNIRRLGIALIFGAILLLIVYLVSINSQSYKVATNYIAANPYIVDAVGPIKSSHLTISAHTGVVESSTGGRAEFTIRVTGTLKTGLVHVSLEKSVGGWKVMSATLKLDTGEVPLLVNSR; encoded by the coding sequence ATGATAAATATCGGCAAAAACATACGCAGACTTGGTATAGCATTAATTTTTGGTGCTATTCTATTGTTGATTGTTTATCTCGTGAGTATCAATTCACAGTCGTATAAGGTTGCAACGAATTATATTGCAGCCAATCCATATATTGTGGATGCTGTGGGACCAATAAAGTCATCGCATTTAACCATTTCCGCACATACAGGCGTTGTTGAGTCCTCTACAGGCGGGCGTGCGGAATTTACGATTAGGGTAACGGGAACCCTCAAGACAGGTTTAGTACATGTTAGTCTCGAAAAATCAGTGGGCGGATGGAAGGTTATGTCTGCTACGCTAAAACTCGATACTGGTGAAGTTCCACTACTTGTGAACAGTCGATAG